From one Brevibacterium sp. 'Marine' genomic stretch:
- a CDS encoding fatty acyl-CoA synthetase, which yields MTTTGTTSESPVIRNSSTVSDLIRRSAGRFPTDTAIEFGDRTWTYAELDAAVTAVARELVRLGATKGDRVAAYGKNSDLFVLLYLGCARAGFIHVPVNYQLKNDELDYILSNSGAEIVFADADLMSAVTATPTGAEAQVIDFADLVPVATAEEIAPADSAEFTVDDADVAQLLYTSGTTSAPKGAVMTHRALLHEYLSSLMSLDFAATDRAVHALPLYHSAQMHVFLLPLLSIGAHNIIVPAPVPEQLLAIFEERQINSFFAAPTVWVALANSPDLETRNLDSLHKAYYGASIMPGPILERLRRRLPQLGFYNCFGQSELGPLCTVLRPEEHDDHPGSAGRPVLFVETRVVDAGGDDVGPGEEGEILYRSPQLCEGYWNLPEATAEAFDNGWFHSGDLVKVDEEGFVEVVDRVKDVINTGGVLVASRQVEDAIFELPQVAEVAVVGIADEKWIEAVAAFVVLKDGQPSLSAEEVTGHVKSRLAGFKVPKRVEFVAELPKNSAGKILKRSLRQA from the coding sequence ATGACAACTACAGGCACCACCTCCGAATCACCCGTCATCAGAAACTCGTCCACGGTCTCGGACCTCATCCGACGCAGCGCTGGTCGCTTCCCCACCGACACCGCCATCGAGTTCGGCGACCGAACCTGGACCTATGCTGAGCTCGACGCCGCCGTGACCGCGGTGGCCCGCGAACTCGTCCGTCTCGGTGCGACGAAGGGCGACCGGGTCGCCGCCTATGGGAAGAACTCCGATCTCTTCGTCCTCCTCTATCTCGGCTGCGCCCGTGCCGGGTTCATCCATGTGCCGGTCAACTATCAGCTGAAGAACGACGAACTCGACTACATCCTCAGCAATTCCGGTGCCGAGATCGTCTTCGCCGACGCCGATCTCATGTCCGCTGTCACCGCAACGCCGACCGGGGCCGAGGCGCAGGTGATCGACTTCGCCGATCTCGTTCCGGTCGCCACCGCGGAGGAGATCGCTCCTGCCGACAGTGCCGAGTTCACCGTCGACGACGCTGACGTGGCTCAGCTGCTCTACACCTCCGGTACCACCTCGGCGCCGAAAGGGGCGGTGATGACGCATCGTGCACTTCTGCACGAGTACCTGTCGTCCCTCATGTCCCTTGACTTCGCAGCGACGGATCGCGCCGTCCATGCCCTGCCGCTCTATCACTCTGCGCAGATGCACGTCTTCCTGCTGCCGCTGCTGTCGATCGGCGCGCACAACATCATCGTCCCTGCACCCGTGCCCGAGCAGCTGCTCGCCATCTTCGAGGAACGCCAGATCAATTCGTTCTTCGCCGCTCCCACCGTCTGGGTAGCGCTGGCCAACAGCCCCGACCTCGAAACCCGCAACCTCGACAGCCTCCACAAGGCCTACTACGGTGCGTCGATCATGCCCGGGCCGATCCTCGAGCGCCTGCGCCGGCGGCTTCCGCAGCTGGGCTTCTACAACTGCTTCGGCCAGTCCGAGCTCGGGCCCCTGTGCACTGTGCTGCGTCCCGAAGAGCACGACGATCATCCGGGTTCGGCCGGTCGCCCGGTCCTGTTCGTCGAGACCCGTGTCGTCGACGCCGGCGGTGACGACGTCGGCCCCGGCGAGGAGGGCGAGATCCTTTACCGGTCGCCGCAGCTGTGCGAAGGCTATTGGAACCTCCCGGAAGCCACCGCCGAGGCGTTCGACAACGGCTGGTTCCATTCTGGGGACCTCGTCAAGGTCGACGAGGAGGGTTTCGTCGAGGTCGTCGACCGAGTCAAGGACGTGATCAACACGGGCGGCGTGCTGGTCGCCAGCCGCCAGGTCGAGGACGCGATCTTCGAACTGCCCCAGGTCGCCGAGGTGGCTGTGGTCGGGATCGCCGATGAGAAGTGGATCGAGGCGGTCGCCGCCTTCGTCGTCCTCAAGGACGGCCAGCCGTCACTGTCGGCCGAGGAAGTCACTGGCCACGTCAAGTCGCGTTTGGCCGGATTCAAGGTGCCCAAGCGGGTGGAGTTCGTGGCCGAACTGCCGAAGAACTCGGCGGGGAAGATCCTCAAGCGCAGCCTGCGCCAAGCCTGA
- a CDS encoding Nif3-like dinuclear metal center hexameric protein, which translates to MRHPKVSDCVEVFDSLWPPALAEPWDSVGLAVGDPDSEVRSILLALDPMDAVIAEAVVLGTDLVFNHHPLMLKPVKSVNAATLKGGAVHTLISNDIALFNAHTNADSARGGVSDVLISLMGIEDAQPLAAHDTAGGSDADSSPTGIGRVGDLDEPTPVRDLARRLASRLPRTTTGVRIAGDPAAQVTRVAVCGGAGDSLFDEVRASGADVYVTADLRHHPATEALDTANRREDGLSLIDVSHWASETVWLTAAAEALQTEFARRGFSVSLQHSAVNTDPWVERY; encoded by the coding sequence ATGAGACATCCGAAGGTGAGTGACTGCGTTGAGGTCTTCGACTCGCTGTGGCCGCCGGCCCTGGCCGAGCCCTGGGACTCCGTAGGACTGGCCGTCGGCGACCCGGATTCCGAGGTCCGGTCGATCCTGCTGGCTCTTGATCCGATGGACGCAGTCATCGCCGAGGCCGTCGTCCTCGGTACGGATCTGGTGTTCAACCATCATCCGCTCATGCTCAAGCCCGTGAAGTCGGTGAATGCCGCCACGCTCAAGGGCGGAGCGGTGCACACCCTCATCAGCAACGATATTGCTCTGTTCAATGCGCACACGAATGCCGATTCGGCCCGTGGCGGAGTCTCCGATGTGCTCATCTCACTCATGGGCATCGAGGATGCGCAGCCCCTGGCCGCACACGACACCGCTGGCGGATCGGATGCTGACTCATCGCCGACGGGGATCGGCCGCGTCGGGGACCTCGACGAACCCACTCCGGTCCGCGACCTTGCCAGACGACTCGCGTCTCGGCTGCCGCGCACCACGACCGGTGTGCGCATCGCCGGCGACCCGGCGGCGCAGGTGACCCGCGTCGCGGTCTGCGGCGGCGCCGGCGACTCGCTGTTCGATGAGGTCCGGGCCAGCGGCGCCGACGTCTACGTAACCGCAGACCTCCGCCATCATCCGGCCACCGAGGCTCTCGACACGGCGAACCGTCGGGAGGACGGACTTTCGCTCATCGACGTTTCTCATTGGGCTTCGGAGACGGTCTGGCTGACTGCGGCAGCCGAGGCACTCCAGACCGAATTCGCCCGTCGCGGATTCAGTGTTTCGCTGCAGCACTCAGCGGTCAACACCGACCCCTGGGTCGAACGGTACTGA
- the yaaA gene encoding peroxide stress protein YaaA: protein MKILLPPSEGKTPSSTGPTLDLDGLSAPELTPKRKRVLAALKKVSKRRDALEKLGVGASLTEDVERNTILDEIPCAPALLTYSGVLYEAMGATELVAQSDDDETLRDRLHDVHVFSALFGRVHGLDEIPAYRLAMKTDLGTLGKLTSYWKPVLAKSCSLDPAEVALDCRSSDYRSVWPGPTDQVVTMGAVSVSGGKRRVVSHWAKFYRGEFAGRLLSDGRPLPETADELVARAEEFYEVEYVPPTASKAGNLMIVLRG from the coding sequence GTGAAGATCCTGCTGCCGCCCTCCGAGGGCAAGACACCGTCGTCAACCGGTCCCACGCTCGATCTCGACGGTCTCTCGGCTCCGGAACTCACCCCGAAACGCAAGCGTGTGCTCGCTGCGCTGAAGAAGGTGTCGAAACGTCGAGATGCCCTCGAGAAGCTCGGCGTCGGCGCGTCACTGACCGAGGACGTCGAACGCAACACAATTCTCGATGAGATACCCTGTGCCCCCGCGCTGCTCACCTATTCCGGAGTGCTCTACGAGGCGATGGGCGCGACCGAGCTGGTTGCGCAGTCGGATGACGACGAGACGCTGCGAGACCGCCTCCACGACGTCCACGTCTTCTCCGCTCTGTTCGGCCGGGTGCACGGACTCGATGAGATCCCCGCCTACCGTTTGGCGATGAAGACCGATCTGGGGACCCTGGGAAAGCTGACCTCATACTGGAAGCCGGTTCTGGCGAAGTCCTGTTCCCTCGATCCCGCCGAGGTGGCCCTTGACTGCCGCTCGAGCGACTACCGGTCCGTGTGGCCGGGTCCCACCGATCAGGTCGTCACCATGGGTGCCGTGTCCGTCAGCGGCGGGAAACGTCGAGTCGTCTCCCATTGGGCGAAGTTCTACCGAGGTGAGTTCGCCGGTCGACTACTCTCCGATGGTCGCCCCCTGCCGGAGACAGCGGACGAGCTCGTCGCTCGGGCCGAAGAGTTCTACGAAGTCGAGTACGTCCCACCGACGGCATCGAAGGCGGGGAACCTCATGATCGTCCTCCGGGGCTGA
- the ppgK gene encoding polyphosphate--glucose phosphotransferase, which yields MSTEASPRFAIGIDIGGTGIKAALVDTVTGKLPFKRLRELTPKPSTPEAVAATITTLLHALSERAVELELVADRAALDSLPVGCGFPGVIREGRVEYTANLDQSWIGSPIAEIIGQSTGRTVYFLNDADAAGLAEMIFGAGRKHRKKTVLLTTLGTGIGTALFTQGRMVPYTELGHIEMNGADAETQAAESVRTRLGLTYPEWAARLQQYYSMIELLVAPDVIIVGGGVSKSHDQFLPLITTRAKLKPAKLYNNAGIVGAAMIAVNDGKAKVRRSTS from the coding sequence ATGAGCACAGAGGCCTCCCCCCGCTTTGCAATCGGCATCGACATCGGCGGGACCGGGATCAAAGCGGCCCTCGTCGACACGGTGACCGGCAAGCTGCCGTTCAAACGACTGCGCGAACTCACCCCGAAGCCGAGCACTCCGGAGGCCGTGGCGGCCACGATCACCACGCTTCTCCATGCGCTCAGTGAACGTGCCGTCGAACTCGAACTCGTCGCCGACCGTGCCGCGCTCGATTCCCTGCCGGTCGGCTGCGGATTCCCCGGCGTCATCCGCGAAGGACGTGTCGAATACACGGCGAACCTCGACCAGAGCTGGATCGGTTCGCCCATCGCCGAGATCATCGGGCAGAGCACGGGCCGCACCGTGTACTTCCTCAATGACGCCGATGCCGCCGGCCTGGCCGAGATGATCTTCGGCGCCGGACGCAAGCACCGGAAGAAGACGGTGCTGCTGACGACACTGGGCACCGGAATCGGAACGGCCCTATTCACTCAGGGCCGGATGGTTCCCTACACCGAACTCGGTCATATCGAGATGAACGGGGCCGACGCCGAAACGCAGGCCGCCGAATCAGTCCGGACCCGGCTGGGATTGACCTATCCGGAATGGGCGGCTCGACTGCAGCAGTACTATTCGATGATCGAGCTGCTGGTCGCCCCGGACGTCATCATCGTCGGCGGCGGGGTCTCGAAGTCCCATGACCAGTTCCTGCCGCTCATCACGACGCGAGCGAAGCTCAAACCGGCGAAGCTGTACAACAACGCCGGAATCGTGGGGGCTGCGATGATCGCGGTCAACGACGGTAAGGCGAAGGTCCGTCGCAGCACGTCGTGA
- the map gene encoding type I methionyl aminopeptidase, with protein MTVHTRLLTPGTMSPERGVPKNIPRPEYVGRADADEGRGNNFYSPEEVEVVRAAGRIAANALAAVGEMIAPGITTDDIDRVAHEFMCDHGAYPSTLGYRGFPKSVCTSVNEVICHGIPDSTVIEDGDIVNVDITAYYRGMHGDTNYTFTAGDVHEESRLLIERTYESMMRGIKAVRPGRQINVIGRVIEKYAKRFDYGVVRDYSGHGVGREFHSGLIIPHYDAAPAHAETMEPGMIFTIEPMLNLGTIDWDVWDDSWTVVTKDRRRSAQFEHTLVVTESGADILTLPDADTAIAAGPAHEER; from the coding sequence ATGACTGTTCACACTCGCCTGCTCACACCCGGCACCATGTCGCCCGAACGCGGTGTGCCGAAGAACATCCCCCGCCCGGAGTACGTCGGTCGCGCCGACGCCGACGAAGGCCGGGGAAACAATTTCTACAGCCCCGAGGAGGTCGAGGTGGTCCGGGCGGCAGGTCGGATCGCGGCCAACGCCCTGGCCGCCGTCGGCGAGATGATCGCCCCCGGCATCACCACCGATGACATCGACCGGGTCGCGCACGAGTTCATGTGCGATCACGGAGCGTACCCATCGACTCTGGGCTATCGCGGGTTCCCGAAGTCCGTGTGCACCTCCGTCAACGAGGTGATCTGCCACGGCATCCCCGATTCGACCGTCATCGAAGACGGCGACATCGTCAACGTCGATATCACCGCCTACTACCGGGGCATGCACGGGGATACGAACTACACATTCACCGCCGGAGACGTCCACGAGGAGTCCCGACTGCTCATCGAACGCACCTACGAGTCGATGATGCGTGGAATCAAAGCGGTCAGACCGGGTCGGCAGATCAACGTCATCGGACGGGTGATCGAGAAGTACGCGAAGCGCTTCGACTACGGAGTCGTGCGCGACTACAGCGGTCACGGAGTCGGACGCGAATTCCACTCGGGGCTCATCATCCCGCACTACGATGCCGCACCCGCCCACGCCGAGACGATGGAACCGGGAATGATCTTCACGATCGAGCCGATGCTCAACCTCGGCACCATCGACTGGGACGTCTGGGACGATTCCTGGACCGTGGTGACGAAGGATCGCAGACGCTCCGCCCAGTTCGAGCACACGCTGGTGGTGACCGAGTCCGGCGCCGATATCCTGACCCTGCCCGACGCCGACACCGCGATTGCCGCGGGACCGGCACACGAGGAGAGATGA
- a CDS encoding FCD domain-containing protein codes for MSDDTTSAGHEFAGLGEVVSLTSAPQQIADHILSGIAVGALPEGTLLPGERALAADLQVSRSSVRAALLRLERLGVVERRRGRGGGTFVKTARPEALAPMADRIDEFHAERRNLLDARAVFQNSLAATAARRRTEDELSELRELAEVYSQRAEAAAARTADAQFHFAIARAGHNPELVRMAIDLDTKINAGFRHDPFSAELFDHAVDDHAAIVEAIAAGDAAEAGRLCEEHFRYTTIVPRP; via the coding sequence TTGAGCGACGACACGACATCGGCGGGCCACGAGTTCGCGGGCCTGGGCGAAGTGGTGAGCCTGACGAGCGCACCGCAGCAGATCGCCGACCACATCCTCTCCGGCATCGCCGTGGGAGCGCTGCCGGAAGGGACACTGCTGCCGGGAGAGCGGGCCTTGGCTGCGGATCTGCAGGTCTCCCGCTCGAGCGTGCGCGCGGCTCTGCTGCGGTTAGAGCGTCTCGGTGTCGTCGAACGTCGCCGCGGCCGCGGGGGAGGGACGTTCGTCAAGACCGCCCGCCCCGAGGCGCTGGCCCCCATGGCCGACAGGATCGACGAATTCCATGCCGAACGTCGCAATCTCCTCGACGCCCGCGCCGTCTTCCAGAATTCCCTGGCCGCGACCGCAGCGCGCAGGCGCACCGAGGACGAGCTGAGCGAACTCCGGGAGTTGGCCGAGGTCTATTCCCAACGCGCCGAGGCGGCCGCCGCCCGCACGGCGGACGCGCAGTTCCATTTCGCCATCGCCCGTGCCGGGCACAACCCGGAACTCGTGCGCATGGCCATCGACCTCGATACGAAGATCAACGCCGGTTTCCGTCACGACCCGTTCTCCGCCGAGCTCTTCGACCACGCCGTGGACGATCACGCCGCGATCGTCGAGGCGATCGCCGCGGGAGACGCAGCAGAGGCCGGACGACTGTGCGAGGAGCACTTCAGATACACGACCATCGTCCCCCGCCCCTGA
- the ald gene encoding alanine dehydrogenase yields the protein MRISVPTEVKNNEFRVAITAAGVNELVAHGHEVTVQAGAGEGSFIIDAEYEAAGATIAPDAASTWAAGDLVLKVKEPIAQEYGFLRKDLILFTYLHLAADEALTKALMEAGTTAIAYETVQPDGGGLPLLAPMSEIAGRLSTQVGAHSLLKANGGRGILLSGVPGVERANVVVIGAGVAGTNAARMALGLGARVEVIDINIPRLRQIDETFAGAIGTKVSNKYEITKSLASADLVIGSVLIPGKKAPKLVTDDMVSGMKPGSVLVDIAIDQGGCFENSRPTTHDDPTFTVHNSVYYCVANMPGAVPNTATAALTNATLPFAVKIADQGWHKALSNDSALARGLNIHNGHVTNDNVAEAFGYEAVSVAHALAN from the coding sequence ATGCGCATTTCAGTGCCCACCGAGGTCAAGAACAACGAGTTCCGAGTCGCCATCACCGCTGCCGGCGTCAACGAACTCGTCGCCCACGGCCATGAGGTCACCGTCCAAGCGGGAGCCGGAGAAGGCTCCTTCATCATCGACGCCGAATACGAGGCAGCAGGAGCGACGATCGCCCCCGACGCGGCCTCCACCTGGGCCGCCGGCGATCTCGTGCTCAAGGTCAAAGAGCCGATCGCCCAGGAATACGGGTTCCTGCGCAAGGATCTCATCCTCTTCACCTACCTCCACCTCGCCGCCGATGAGGCACTCACGAAAGCTCTGATGGAGGCCGGGACCACGGCCATCGCCTACGAGACCGTCCAGCCCGACGGCGGCGGTCTTCCGCTGCTGGCGCCGATGAGTGAGATCGCCGGACGCCTGTCGACTCAGGTCGGCGCGCACAGCCTGCTCAAAGCCAATGGTGGTCGCGGCATCCTGCTCTCCGGGGTCCCCGGCGTCGAGCGGGCGAATGTCGTCGTCATCGGTGCCGGTGTGGCCGGGACGAACGCCGCCCGCATGGCCCTCGGTCTCGGAGCGAGAGTTGAAGTCATCGACATCAACATTCCGCGTCTGCGGCAGATCGATGAGACCTTCGCCGGTGCCATCGGCACGAAGGTGTCGAACAAGTACGAGATCACGAAGTCTCTGGCCTCGGCCGATCTCGTGATCGGTTCGGTGCTCATCCCGGGCAAGAAGGCGCCCAAGCTCGTCACCGATGACATGGTCTCCGGGATGAAGCCGGGCTCGGTGCTCGTCGACATCGCCATCGATCAGGGCGGCTGCTTCGAGAACTCACGACCGACGACGCACGATGATCCGACCTTCACCGTGCACAACTCGGTCTACTACTGCGTGGCGAACATGCCCGGTGCCGTGCCGAACACGGCCACGGCGGCACTGACGAATGCGACTCTGCCGTTTGCCGTGAAGATCGCCGATCAGGGGTGGCATAAGGCGCTGTCGAACGATTCGGCCTTGGCCCGCGGCCTCAACATCCACAACGGGCATGTCACCAACGACAACGTCGCCGAGGCGTTCGGCTACGAAGCCGTGTCCGTGGCCCACGCCCTGGCCAACTGA
- the glnA gene encoding type I glutamate--ammonia ligase, producing MSRQEEFVLRTVEDREVRFIRLWFTDVLGQLKSVAIVPAELEGAFSEGIGFDGSAVEGLSRVFEADMVLKPDPSTFSLLPWRGEIEPTGRMFCDVHVPGGEPAPADPRNVLKRTLAKAAERGFTFYVHPEIEFYLFKTDNLDPVSGISDGTAPKPVDTAGYFDHVNGGTANDFRREAVTMLEAMGLSVEFSHHEAGPGQNEIDLRYADALTMADNVMTFRSVIKEVAISQGVYASFMPKPMAEHPGNGMHTHVSLFEGENNAFFEPGAEYQLSKTGRQFIAGLLTHAAEISAVTNQHVNSYKRLWTGHEAPSYISWGHRNRSALVRVPQYNSGKSSSARVEYRALDSSANPYLSYALMLAAGLKGIEEGYELPDEAEDNVWLLSSTERRAMGIEALPRSLSHALELMEGSDLVAETLGEEVFDFFLRNKRQEWTDYRAQVTPYEIAKHFTSM from the coding sequence ATGTCGCGTCAGGAGGAATTCGTTCTCAGGACAGTCGAGGATCGTGAAGTCCGATTCATCCGACTCTGGTTCACCGATGTCCTCGGACAGCTGAAGTCCGTGGCCATCGTTCCCGCCGAACTCGAAGGCGCCTTCTCCGAAGGCATCGGGTTCGACGGTTCGGCAGTCGAGGGACTGTCACGGGTCTTCGAAGCCGATATGGTCCTCAAGCCCGATCCTTCGACGTTCTCTCTGCTGCCCTGGCGCGGGGAGATCGAGCCGACCGGGAGGATGTTCTGCGACGTCCACGTCCCCGGGGGAGAACCGGCGCCGGCTGACCCGCGCAACGTCCTCAAGCGCACCTTGGCCAAAGCCGCCGAACGCGGCTTCACCTTCTACGTGCATCCGGAGATCGAGTTCTATCTGTTCAAGACCGACAACCTCGATCCCGTCTCCGGGATCAGCGATGGCACCGCGCCGAAGCCCGTGGACACGGCAGGCTACTTCGACCATGTCAACGGCGGAACGGCCAACGACTTCCGGCGGGAAGCCGTCACCATGCTCGAAGCCATGGGCCTGTCGGTGGAATTCTCCCACCATGAGGCCGGACCCGGTCAGAACGAGATCGATCTGCGCTATGCCGACGCGCTGACGATGGCCGACAACGTCATGACGTTCCGGTCTGTGATCAAAGAGGTCGCGATCTCTCAGGGTGTCTACGCCTCATTCATGCCCAAGCCGATGGCCGAGCACCCGGGCAACGGGATGCACACGCATGTCTCCCTGTTCGAGGGCGAGAACAATGCCTTCTTCGAACCGGGTGCTGAGTACCAGCTGTCGAAGACCGGTCGACAGTTCATCGCCGGACTGCTCACCCACGCCGCTGAGATCTCCGCGGTGACCAACCAGCACGTGAACTCCTACAAACGCCTGTGGACCGGGCACGAAGCCCCGTCCTACATCTCGTGGGGCCATCGCAACCGTTCGGCGCTCGTGCGAGTCCCGCAGTACAACTCAGGGAAGTCCTCATCCGCACGGGTCGAATACCGTGCTCTCGACTCCTCGGCCAACCCATACCTGTCCTATGCGCTTATGCTCGCAGCGGGGCTCAAGGGAATCGAGGAAGGGTACGAACTGCCTGACGAGGCCGAGGACAACGTCTGGCTGCTCTCGTCCACCGAACGTCGAGCGATGGGCATCGAAGCGCTGCCGCGCAGCCTCTCCCACGCCCTGGAGCTGATGGAAGGCTCGGACCTCGTCGCAGAGACGCTGGGCGAGGAAGTGTTCGACTTCTTCCTGCGCAACAAACGGCAGGAATGGACCGACTACCGTGCGCAGGTGACTCCGTACGAAATCGCCAAGCACTTCACCTCGATGTGA